A genomic region of Pseudopipra pipra isolate bDixPip1 chromosome W, bDixPip1.hap1, whole genome shotgun sequence contains the following coding sequences:
- the LOC135406449 gene encoding zinc finger protein 239-like yields the protein MEEEAARKRKMPQDPQAGPELRTESPEDKSPRQSLVGEAVLKGSTAQEGSGEGKPRRYPRRRVSKASPGCSEEERPTLCREGDEGLSQSPDLDVHEQPHTRKKPSKCLDCWKSFSQSSHLICHQRTHSGERPYMCGECGKSFICSSNLICHQRTHTGERPYKCLECKKRFQTSGNLLLHERTHTGERPFLCTHCGKGFIQNSHLVSHRHIHSGERPYKCGECGKSFSQSSALTSHQRTHQ from the exons atggaggaggaggctgcgaggaagaggaagatgccccaggacccccaggcag gccccgagctgaggacggagagcccggaggacaaatccccccggcagagcctggtgggagaggccgttttgaagggctccacggcgcaggaaggcagcggggagggaaagccacGAAGGTATCCCAGGAGGAGggtctccaaagccagcccagggtgctctgaggaggaaagacccaccctgtgccgggaaggcgacGAGGgcttgagccagagccctgACCTGGATGTCCATGAGCAGCCTCACACCAGGAAAAAGCCCTCCAAGTGCTTGGACTgttggaagagcttcagccagagctcccacctgatctgccaccagcgcacccacagcggggaacggccctacatgtgtggggaatgtgggaagagcttcatctgcagctccaacctgatctgccaccagcgcacccacactggagaacggccctacaagtgcttggaatgcaagaagaggtttcagaccagcgggaatctcctcctgcatgaaaggacacacacaggggagaggcccttcctctgcacccactgtgggaagggcttcatccagaactcccacctcgtcagccaccggcacatccacagcggggagaggccctacaagtgtggggagtgtgggaagagcttcagccagagctctgccttgacctcacaccaacggacccaccagtaa
- the LOC135404883 gene encoding serine/threonine-protein kinase pim-1-like, giving the protein MAPAVPLCRAGPPRPRPWAARRGLALARLPARRLWRCWALLWGWLWDGLGLAAPWLRLARARRLPGPAGAAGAAAAAASSAASPARAPPLASPAAGSEPPLPAAAGEARPGPLEGRSGAVPGPGPNADGHVSPAPKAKEPLHERYRLHSLLGSGGFGRVYAGTCLADGAPVSAAGGGGEGGGGGGRDGRRAQPALPLGLQVAIKAVSRDGIRRWGELPDGTRAPLEIVLLDKVSNGFPGVIQLLEWFELPNGFLLVMEHPEPSQDLSRLLRAWGFLPEEMAWGLFRQVLQAVRHCTSCGVLHRDIKPQNILLHLASGEAKLLDFGCGTFLKDTVYTQFAGTLSYSPPEWIYLKRYHGEEATIWSLGILLYQMVCGKHPFRKGPNTIWAQLPFPARVSPGCQHLIRWCLSIRPSDRPALEDLLCHPWVQGIPLP; this is encoded by the exons ATGGCCCCGGCCGTTCCCCtgtgccgggcggggccgccccgtcccCGGCCCTGGGCGGCCCGGCGCGGTCTCGCCCTCGCCCGGCTCCCGGCGCGCCGGCTGTGGCGCTGCTGGGcgctcctgtggggctggctgtgggacgggctCGGCCTCGCCGCCCCTTGGCTCCGCCTGGCTCGAGCCCGGCgcctgccggggccggcgggggccgcgggcgccgcggccgctgccgcctcctcgGCGGCTTCCCCGGCCAGAGCTCCGCCGCTCGCCAGCCCGGCCGCCGGCAgcgagccgccgctgcccgctgcGGCTGGGgaagcccggcccgggccgcttGAGGGGCGCtcgggggccgtgccgggccccggccCCAACGCTGACGGCCACGTCTCGCCCGCACCGAAGGCCAAGGAGCCGCTGCACGAGCGCTACCGGCTGCATTCGCTGCTGGGCAGCGGCGGCTTCGGCCGCGTCTACGCGGGGACCTGCCTGGCGGACGGAGCCCCGGtgagtgcagcaggaggaggaggagaaggaggaggaggaggagggcgggacgggcggcgagCTCAACCCGCCCTTCCCCTCGGCTTGCAGGTGGCCATCAAAGCCGTGTCCCGGGATGGCATCCGGCGCTGGGGCGAGCTG CCCGACGGCACCCGGGCCCCCCTGGAGATCGTGCTGCTGGACAAGGTGTCCAATGGCTTCCCTGGGGTCatccagctcctggagtggTTCGAGCTCCCCAACGGGTTCCTGTTGGTGATGGAGCATCCGGAGCCGTCTCAGGACCTCTCTCGCTTACTGAGGGCGTGGGGGTTCCTGCCGGAGGAGATGGCGTGGGGGCTGTTCCGCCAGGTGCTGCAGGCCGTGCGGCACTGCACCAGCTGCGGTGTCCTGCACCGGGACATCAAGCCCCAGAACATCCTCCTCCACCTGGCCAGCGGCGAGGCCAAGCTCCTCGACTTTGGATGTGGCACCTTCCTTAAGGACACGGTCTACACCCAGTTTGCAG GAACACTGTCATACAGCCCGCCAGAGTGGATCTACCTCAAGCGCTACCACGGCGAGGAGGCGACCATCTggtccctgggcatcctgctctACCAGATGGTCTGCGGGAAGCACCCTTTCCGCAAAGGCCCCAACACCATCTGGGCCCAGCTCCCGTTCCCAGCACGGGTCTCTCCAG